The segment GGCCGTCTCGCTCGCGCTCTTCCCGGCGTACGCGGCGGGCCTGGCCGAGCAGGAGGCCGTGATCGTCGCCGCCTCCGGCACCTCCGGCGCCGGCAAGTCGCCCAAGACGCACCTGCTGGGCTCCGAGGTCATGGGCTCGGTCTCCCCGTACGGGGTCGGCGGCGGCCACCGGCACACGCCCGAGATCGTCCAGAACCTGAGCGCGGCGGCGGGCGCGCCGGTCGCCGTCTCCTTCACGCCCACCCTCGTGCCGATGCCCCGCGGCATCCTCGCCACGTGCAGCGCCAGGGCGAAGCCCGGCGTCACCGCCGAGACCGTCCGCGCCGCCTACGAGAAGGCCTTCGCCGACGAGCCCTTCGTCCACCTGCTGCCCGAGGGCCGGTGGCCCGCCACGGCGTCCGTGCACGGTTCCAACGCCGTTCAGGTGCAGGTCGCGTACGACGCGTCCGTGGGGCGCATCATCGCCATCAGCGCCATCGACAACCTGACCAAGGGCACCGCGGGCGGTGCCCTCCAGAGCATGAACATCGCCCTCGGACTCGACGAGAGCACCGGGCTTTCCACGATCGGAGTCGCACCGTGAGCGTCACGGCAGCCAAGGGATTCACGGCGGCGGGCATCGCCGCCGGGATCAAGCAGACCGGCAACCCGGACCTGGCCCTCGTGGTCAACACCGGGCCCCGCCGCGCGGCCGCCGGCGTCTTCACCTCCAACCGCGTCAAAGCCGCGCCGGTGCTGTGGTCCGAGCAGGTGCTCAAGAGCGGGCAGCTGTCGGCCGTGATCCTCAACTCCGGTGGCGCCAACGCCTGTACCGGGCCGAAGGGCTTCCAGGACACGCACGCGACCGCCGAGAAGGTGGCCGAGGTGCTCGGGACCGGCGCGGGCGAGGTCGCCGTCGCCTCCACCGGCCTGATCGGCGTGCTCCTGCCGATGGACAAGCTGCTCCCGGGCGTCGAGGCGGCCGCGGGCGCGCTCTCCGAGCACGGCGGCGAGAAGGCCGCCATCGCCATCAAGACCACCGACACCGTCCACAAGACGTCCGTCGTCGAAGGCGACGGCTGGACCGTCGGCGGCATGGCCAAGGGCGCGGGCATGCTCGCCCCCGGCCTCGCCACCATGCTGGTCGTCCTCACCACCGACGCGGACGTCGACAGCGAGAGCCTGGACAGGGCGCTGCGCGCCGCCACCAGGGTCACCTTCGACCGCGTCGACTCCGACGGCTGCATGTCGACCAACGACACCGTGCTGCTGCTCGCCTCCGGAGCCTCCGGGACCACCCCGGCGTACGAGGAGTTCGCGGCCGCCGTACGGACCGTGTGCGACGACCTCGGCCAGCAGCTGATCCGGGACGCCGAGGGCGCCAGCAAGGACATCAAGGTCGAGGTGGTCAACGCGGCGAGCGAGGAGGACGCCGTCGAGGTGGGCCGCTCCATCGCCCGCAACAACCTCCTCAAGTGCGCGATCCACGGCGAGGACCCGAACTGGGGACGCGTGCTCTCCGCCATCGGCACCACCCGCGCGGCCTTCGAGCCGGACCGGCTCAACGTCGCCATCAACGGCGTCTGGGTCTGCAAGAACGGCGGCGTCGGCGAGGACCGCGAGAAGGTCGACATGCGCTACCGCGAGGTGCACATCGTCGCCGACCTGGCGGCGGGCTCCGAGGCGGCCACCATCTGGACCAACGACCTCACCGCCGACTACGTCCACGAGAACAGCGCGTACTCGTCATGAGCACCACCCGCAAGCACACCGCCCTGCCCAAGGCGCAGATCCTCATCGAGGCGCTGCCCTGGCTGACCCGGCACAACGGCCGGACCGTCGTCATCAAGTTCGGCGGCAACGCCATGATCGACGAGGACCTGAAGGCCGCCTTCGCCCAGGACGTCGTCTTCCTGCGGCACGCCGGTCTCCATGTCGTCGTCGTGCACGGCGGCGGCCCGCAGATCAGCGCCGCCCTCGACCGGCACGGCATCGTCAGCGAGTTCAAGGCAGGCCTGCGCGTCACCACCGAGGACGCCATGGACGTCGTACGGATGGTGCTCGCCGGGCAGGTCCAGCGCGAGCTGGTCGGGCTGCTCAACCAGCACGGGCCGCTCGCCGTCGGACTGACCGGCGAGGACGCCCACACCATCACCGCCACCAAGCACCAGCCCGAGATCGACGGCGAACTGGTCGACATCGGGCGGGTCGGCGAGATCACCGCGATCGACACCGGTGCCATCGAGGCGCTGCTCGCCGACGGCCGCATCCCGGTCGTCTCGTCGATCGC is part of the Streptomyces asoensis genome and harbors:
- the argC gene encoding N-acetyl-gamma-glutamyl-phosphate reductase; translation: MVVRAAVAGASGYAGGELLRLLLTHPGIEIGALTGNSNAGQKLGALQPHLLPLADRVLQETTPEVLAGHDVVFLALPHGQSAAVAEQLGPEVLVVDMGADFRLRDAADWERFYGSPHAGTWPYGLPELPGGRAALEGSRRIAVPGCYPTAVSLALFPAYAAGLAEQEAVIVAASGTSGAGKSPKTHLLGSEVMGSVSPYGVGGGHRHTPEIVQNLSAAAGAPVAVSFTPTLVPMPRGILATCSARAKPGVTAETVRAAYEKAFADEPFVHLLPEGRWPATASVHGSNAVQVQVAYDASVGRIIAISAIDNLTKGTAGGALQSMNIALGLDESTGLSTIGVAP
- the argJ gene encoding bifunctional glutamate N-acetyltransferase/amino-acid acetyltransferase ArgJ codes for the protein MSVTAAKGFTAAGIAAGIKQTGNPDLALVVNTGPRRAAAGVFTSNRVKAAPVLWSEQVLKSGQLSAVILNSGGANACTGPKGFQDTHATAEKVAEVLGTGAGEVAVASTGLIGVLLPMDKLLPGVEAAAGALSEHGGEKAAIAIKTTDTVHKTSVVEGDGWTVGGMAKGAGMLAPGLATMLVVLTTDADVDSESLDRALRAATRVTFDRVDSDGCMSTNDTVLLLASGASGTTPAYEEFAAAVRTVCDDLGQQLIRDAEGASKDIKVEVVNAASEEDAVEVGRSIARNNLLKCAIHGEDPNWGRVLSAIGTTRAAFEPDRLNVAINGVWVCKNGGVGEDREKVDMRYREVHIVADLAAGSEAATIWTNDLTADYVHENSAYSS
- the argB gene encoding acetylglutamate kinase, which produces MSTTRKHTALPKAQILIEALPWLTRHNGRTVVIKFGGNAMIDEDLKAAFAQDVVFLRHAGLHVVVVHGGGPQISAALDRHGIVSEFKAGLRVTTEDAMDVVRMVLAGQVQRELVGLLNQHGPLAVGLTGEDAHTITATKHQPEIDGELVDIGRVGEITAIDTGAIEALLADGRIPVVSSIARSQDDGHVYNVNADTAAAALAAALGAETLMVLTDVEGLYEDWPDSDEVISRLTASQLEKLLPELSSGMVPKMEGCLHAVRNGVNTARVIDGRVQHSILLEIFTDEGIGTMVVPDEKPHAQPHAEPSGQPGAQGEPS